The proteins below come from a single Osmerus mordax isolate fOsmMor3 chromosome 3, fOsmMor3.pri, whole genome shotgun sequence genomic window:
- the fbxl20 gene encoding F-box/LRR-repeat protein 20, producing MGKEVNGVSRSRFEMFSNSDEAVINKKLPKELLLRIFSFLDVVTLCRCAQVSRSWNVLALDGSNWQRIDLFDFQRDIEGRVVENISKRCGGFLRKLSLRGCLGVGDSALRTFSQNCRNIELLSLNGCTKITDSTCNSLSKFCPKLKHLDLASCTSITNLSLKALSEGCPLLEQLNISWCDQVTKDGIQALVRCCPGLKGLFLKGCTQLEDEALKHIGAHCPELVTLNLQTCSQITDEGLITICRGCHRLQSLCVSGCANITDAILHALGQNCPRLRILEVARCSQLTDVGFTTLARNCHELEKMDLEECVQITDGTLIQLSIHCPRLQVLSLSHCELITDDGIRHLGSGPCAHDRLEVIELDNCPLITDASLEHLKSCHSLDRIELYDCQQITRAGIKRLRTHLPNIKVHAYFAPVTPPPSVGGSRQRFCRCCILL from the exons atgtTCTCAAACAGTGACGAGGCTGTCATTAACAAGAAGCTTCCCAAAGAGCTGTTACTACG AATCTTCTCCTTTCTAGATGTGGTGACACTCTGTCGTTGCGCCCAGGTGTCACGG TCTTGGAATGTCCTCGCTCTGGACGGCAGCAACTGGCAACGAATCGATCTCTTCGACTTTCAGAGAGATATTGAG GGTCGTGTGGTGGAGAACATCTCCAAGAGATGTGGGGGCTTTCTGAGGAAGCTGAGCCTGAGggggtgtctgggggtgggggacagTGCTCTGAG AACCTTCTCTCAGAACTGCAGGAATATTGAGCTGCTTAGTCTCAATGGCTGCACCAAGATCACAGACAG TACATGTAACAGCCTCAGTAAATTCTGTCCCAAGCTCAAGCACCTGGACCTAGCATCCTGTACCTCAATCACCAACCTGTCACTCAAAGCCCTCAG TGAGGGCTGCCCTCTACTGGAGCAGCTCAACATCTCCTGGTGTGACCAGGTGACCAAGGATGGCATCCAAGCCCTGGTACGATGCTGTCCCGGACTCAAAGGACTGTTCCTGAAAGGCTGCACACAG TTGGAAGACGAGGCGTTGAAGCACATTGGAGCGCACTGTCCAGAGCTGGTCACTCTCAACCTGCAGACTTGTTCA cAGATTACTGACGAGGGCCTCATCACTATCTGCCGGGGTTGTCACCGCCTGCAGTCCCTCTGTGTGTCCGGCTGTGCCAACATCACCGACGCCATACTGCACGCTCTGGGACAGAACTGTCCCCGCctcag AATATTAGAAGTGGCTCGCTGTTCTCAGCTTACAGATGTGGGCTTCACTACGTTAGCTAGG AACTGTCATGAGCTGGAGAAGATGGACCTGGAggagtgtgtgcag atcaCAGACGGCACTCTCATCCAGCTGTCCATCCATTGTCCTCGCCTGCAAGTCCTG AGCCTGTCTCACTGTGAGCTGATCACCGACGATGGCATCAGACACCTGGGCAGCGGTCCCTGCGCCCACGACCGCCTGGAGGTGATCGAGCTGGACAACTGCCCCCTGATCACCGACGCTTCGCTGGAGCACCTGAAGAGCTGCCACAGCCTGGACCGCATCGAGCTGTACGACTGTCAGCAGATCACCCGCGCCGGCATCAAGAGACTGAGG ACCCATCTGCCTAACATCAAAGTGCACGCGTACTTCGCCCCTGTCACCCCGCCCCCCTCGGTCGGGGGAAGTCGCCAGAGGTTTTGTCGCTGCTGTATCCTGCTATGA